DNA sequence from the bacterium genome:
CGTTCCGGGCGCTGGGCGAACCCAGCCGGGCGGCGCTGCTGATGCTGCTGGCGGGGACGCCCGGTCCGCGGACGGTGGGCGAGCTGGCCGCCGAGCTGCCGATCGACCTGTCGGTCGTCTCGCGGCACCTGAAGGTGCTGAAGGATGTGGGTGTGGTCACGGCGGAACGCAGCGGCAAGGAAGTGCGCTACCGGCTGGCGTGCGGGGACCTGGTGCACATGCTGCGCAACCTGGCCGACGCCCTGGAATCCTGCTGTCCCACGGGAATCACCGAACTGGAGGCTGGACGATGAACGAGAACCGCAGACCGACCGATCCCGACGCCCTGCGCCGGGCCGTGGCCGAGGGATACGCGCGCATCGCCGAGGGAGGGGACGCCGGCTGCTGCAGCTCCGGCTGCGGCTGCGGGGCGCCGGCGGACATCAGCCGCGTGGTGGGCTACCGCGACGTCGACCTCGCCGCGATCCCCGCCGACGCCGATCTGGGCCTGGGCTGCGGCAACCCGGTCGCGCTGGCCCACCTGCAGCCGGGGGAGACGGTCCTGGACCTGGGCTCGGGCGCGGGCATGGACGCGTTCCTGGCCGCGTCGAAGGTCGGCCCCGGCGGCCGCGTGATCGGCGTGGACATGACCCCGGCCATGCTCGCCCGCGCGCGGCGCAACGCCGAGCAGGGCGGCCACGCCAACGTCGAGTTCCGCGAGGGGCTGATCGAGGCGCTGCCGCTGGAGGATGCGAGCGTCGACGTGATCCTCTCGAACTGCGTCATCAACCTGTCCCCGCAGAAGGACCGGGCCTTCCGCGAGGCGCGGCGCGTGCTGCGGCCCGGCGGGCGCATGGTCGTCTCGGACCTGGTGCTGGAGGCGGAGCTGCCGGCGGAGGTCGCCGACCGCATCGACGCGACCATCGGCTGCGTGGGCAACGCGTCGCTGCGCGGGGACTACCTGCGCACGGCGCGCGAGGCGGGCTTCGGTTCGCTGGAGATCCTCAAGGAGAGCAGCTACGGCGCGACCG
Encoded proteins:
- the arsM gene encoding arsenite methyltransferase, whose protein sequence is MNENRRPTDPDALRRAVAEGYARIAEGGDAGCCSSGCGCGAPADISRVVGYRDVDLAAIPADADLGLGCGNPVALAHLQPGETVLDLGSGAGMDAFLAASKVGPGGRVIGVDMTPAMLARARRNAEQGGHANVEFREGLIEALPLEDASVDVILSNCVINLSPQKDRAFREARRVLRPGGRMVVSDLVLEAELPAEVADRIDATIGCVGNASLRGDYLRTAREAGFGSLEILKESSYGATVAADSPLARDVARDTGLPPARIAELLGGVTSLTLRLRP
- a CDS encoding metalloregulator ArsR/SmtB family transcription factor, with amino-acid sequence FRALGEPSRAALLMLLAGTPGPRTVGELAAELPIDLSVVSRHLKVLKDVGVVTAERSGKEVRYRLACGDLVHMLRNLADALESCCPTGITELEAGR